AAGCTGAAGTGCGGAAACGATGGACCAGCCTTTTTCTTCAAAAGCTGCACGAGTTTCTGCAGGACGGAGGTAAACGCCTTTGTACTGTTCAGGGTATTCGCCTTCGGAGAGAACTTTAACAGGACCAGCGATGTTGAATTTTTTCTGAGCCATAACCATCTTGACACCTGGGTGGTCTTCAAGAGCTATTTTCCAGAAAACGTCATCAGCAGATTCTTCGCCTTCGCCTTTGAATACTTTTTCACATTCCCATTTCTTATCTTCATCAGTCATTTCGTAGACTTCTTCGATCTTCATGGTAGCGTAAACTTCGCCTTTACGGACGAGAGCGATTTCTTCACCGACTTTAACGTCTTCGTCAACGTCAAGTGTTACAGGAACTGGCCAGAATGTGCCGTCTGCCATCAGAAAGCTTTCACAAACGCCTTTCCAATCAGCTTTTTTCATGAAGCCGTTCAGAGGGCTGAAACCACCACAACCCATCATGATAAGGTCACCCTTAGCACGTCCGGAAATTTCGATCTTTTTGAGACCTTCAGCTTTTTTCTGTTCTGCTGCGAGTTCTGCGCCTTCGAGAAGGCAACATACGAGACCTTTTCCACCGTGAGGGGCTACGAGCTTAGACATGTGTGTCTCCTTACTTGTAATTATTTTCAACACCTGGGCCTGTCCGCGGAACCATTAGAGGAATATATCTCCGCCTCTTAAATGAGGTCTGCTCTTCCATATTATAGAAGGCACGGTCCGCAGAACGAAATTTTAAAACAAGTATTATTAGTAGAGCTCATTCAGATACAAAGCGCATCGTTATTTGCTTTTTCATAATTCTTAAATGGACTTATGAATCCTTTGTGAAAGAAATGTCAAGGGCAAAATTAAAAGGAAAGCATTTTTTTCACAAAGTGTCTTTTGGTCTGACTGCAGTGTTGGAGTTAATCTGTTTTAATTTGAGTGTTTATGCGTCACGATGAAGGGGAGAATGGTCTTATTAAGTTGTTTGCTGCTTACCATCGATTGAGAACAGTATTGAATTAAATCTTCCAATTTAATTTTAACGATAGATTCAGGTGATGGCTCGCAGCCAAAACCGCTTCTAGTTTAGTATTTATATAGAATTATGTGTAATAAAGTCTAGATAAGGTCTGGGTAAAATCCAAATGATTTTATTTCAATTACGGGATGTTAGGTTAAAAGTTAACTTTATGTAACAAACTTAAAAAAAGGCTTGCAATGGAAGGCTGGAATGAACTAAAAGCTCTGAATAATAGAACACGCTTAAGCGCTTGTTTTGGTCTCATCTAAATTATCGTAGCGCTTTCCGCTTCTCCAAAATGTTGTTTTCTCTCGGGTTGCAACTGTTCGTTGAAATGAGCTTGTTCTAAATTTCACTTTCGTCTTGACACCTTTTGTCGGGCTTGATAGTCAATTGACCTCGAGCCTTGAACTTAAAGGCAAGAATATAAATGGTTAAGGATGTTGTCGGTGATTGATAACTTTAACTTTTAGGAGGACTAGGTATGCCGACCTTTGTCAATCCGGAAAAGTGTGATGGCTGCAAGGGTGGAGAAAAGACCGCCTGTATGTACATCTGCCCGAATGATCTCATGATATTGGACCCCGAAGAAATGCGGGCTTACAATCAGGAACCAGATGCATGTTGGGAATGTTACTCCTGCGTGAAAATTTGTCCTCAGGGCGCTATCGAAGCTCGTCCTTACGGCGACTTTGCACCTATGGGCGGAACTTCAATTCCTATGCGTTCAGCTGAAGACATTATGTGGACTGTTAAGTTCCGTAATGGTGATGTTAAACGTTTCAAGTTTCCTATCCGTACTACACCAGAAGGCTCTATTAAACCTTACGAAGGTAAACCAGAACCAGCTGACCTCGATAGCGAACTTCTTTTCACCGAAACTGAACTTGCTGTACCGCAGGTTGTTTCCGGAACTAAACTTGAAGTTGGCGATGCAGGTAAGACTTTAGTAATAAAGGATCTGCTTTAATCATTAATTCGTTGTTCGCAACATTTTGATTAAATCTAAGAAATTTGTAACCTACCAAGGAGGACACATGCCTCTGCTCCCTACTAAAGAAGCTGCCAAGGGCGTTGCGCTTGCAGAACCAGAGCTTATAGAAAAAGACGTTGATCTTCTTCTCGTCGGTGGTGGTATGGGTAACTGCGGTGTTGCTTACGAAGCATGCCGTTGGATCCAGAAAGTTGGTGGAGATCTCTCCATCA
This DNA window, taken from Maridesulfovibrio ferrireducens, encodes the following:
- the aprB gene encoding adenylyl-sulfate reductase subunit beta — translated: MPTFVNPEKCDGCKGGEKTACMYICPNDLMILDPEEMRAYNQEPDACWECYSCVKICPQGAIEARPYGDFAPMGGTSIPMRSAEDIMWTVKFRNGDVKRFKFPIRTTPEGSIKPYEGKPEPADLDSELLFTETELAVPQVVSGTKLEVGDAGKTLVIKDLL